One segment of Pyrococcus sp. ST04 DNA contains the following:
- a CDS encoding energy-coupling factor ABC transporter ATP-binding protein has protein sequence MIEFKDVWFWYENGKPVLKSVSFEFKGGILAIVGPNGSGKTTLAKMMNGLLKPKKGRIVVDGIKVNERSVAEMSKIVGYVFQNPDSMFFEETVFKEVAFGPRNLGLSEDEVKKRVKWALKVVGLEGFEERDPFELSGGEKQRLAIACILAMKPKYLVLDEPTTGLDERALRKLVKVIISLRREGHSIIVITHDMEFVMKVADKVLLLVNGELKFFGDVKEFFKLNLREYSLEEPEILKIARKIGIDFVRDITDILSILWNRASNTQRGG, from the coding sequence ATGATAGAATTCAAGGATGTGTGGTTCTGGTATGAGAATGGAAAACCAGTTTTGAAATCAGTTAGCTTTGAGTTTAAAGGAGGAATTTTAGCAATAGTTGGGCCAAACGGAAGTGGAAAAACAACTCTCGCTAAAATGATGAACGGCCTCCTCAAACCAAAAAAAGGCAGGATAGTCGTTGATGGTATAAAGGTCAATGAAAGAAGCGTTGCTGAGATGAGCAAGATCGTTGGTTATGTTTTCCAAAATCCAGACTCAATGTTCTTTGAAGAAACAGTTTTTAAGGAAGTAGCATTTGGTCCAAGGAATCTCGGATTAAGCGAAGATGAAGTTAAAAAGAGAGTTAAATGGGCTTTAAAAGTTGTTGGACTTGAAGGATTTGAAGAAAGGGATCCTTTTGAGTTGAGTGGTGGTGAAAAACAGAGATTAGCCATAGCCTGCATACTTGCAATGAAACCCAAATACTTAGTCCTTGATGAGCCAACGACGGGTCTTGACGAAAGAGCATTGAGAAAACTAGTTAAAGTTATAATATCGTTGAGAAGAGAAGGGCACTCCATAATAGTAATAACCCACGACATGGAGTTCGTTATGAAAGTTGCCGATAAGGTTCTGCTACTTGTTAACGGAGAATTAAAGTTTTTTGGAGATGTTAAAGAATTCTTCAAGCTTAATCTTAGAGAATATAGCTTGGAAGAACCTGAAATATTAAAAATAGCCCGAAAGATAGGAATAGATTTCGTCAGGGATATCACTGATATTCTCTCCATCCTTTGGAATAGAGCTTCCAACACACAAAGAGGTGGTTAG
- a CDS encoding energy-coupling factor transporter transmembrane protein EcfT, with protein sequence MMFSLYVERDSILHSLDPRVKIIGTAIFTTLGLLTKDPLFSPLIFILVLLTFKFLGKLDFKVQLTALKPLTPIFLLTFISWPIIIDPWEKGALIGVAYTFRIMGITLIAFGLMMTTKQRDLIRGFTKLGLPYEIGLAVLIALRYIPTIYSIAQNVMDAQKSRGLELEKGNFIQRAKKMATIIIPLLVITIRTAHELAIAMESRAFGASKKRTYLVDLKMKKIDYLALGIILSVALLYLGIKVLL encoded by the coding sequence ATGATGTTCTCCTTGTACGTTGAGAGGGATTCAATCTTACACTCCCTGGACCCAAGGGTTAAAATCATTGGAACGGCAATATTTACGACACTCGGCTTATTAACCAAGGATCCCCTGTTTTCTCCACTGATATTCATCTTAGTCCTCTTAACCTTTAAATTCTTGGGAAAGCTCGATTTTAAAGTTCAATTAACAGCTCTAAAGCCACTAACCCCCATATTTCTCCTAACATTCATAAGCTGGCCAATAATAATCGATCCTTGGGAAAAAGGAGCTCTTATTGGAGTAGCCTATACATTTAGGATAATGGGAATTACATTAATAGCCTTCGGCCTCATGATGACAACTAAGCAGAGGGATTTGATTAGGGGATTCACAAAGTTAGGGTTGCCCTATGAAATCGGACTAGCCGTTCTTATAGCCCTTAGATACATCCCAACGATATACTCGATAGCCCAGAACGTAATGGACGCACAAAAGAGTAGGGGACTTGAGCTCGAGAAGGGAAATTTTATCCAGAGAGCAAAGAAAATGGCAACAATAATAATTCCCCTACTTGTAATAACCATAAGAACCGCCCATGAGCTTGCAATAGCAATGGAAAGCAGAGCATTTGGAGCCTCAAAAAAGAGAACATACTTAGTAGACCTGAAGATGAAAAAGATTGATTACCTAGCTCTCGGCATTATTCTTTCTGTTGCCCTACTTTACCTGGGAATAAAAGTTCTTCTTTGA
- a CDS encoding DUF63 family protein, with translation MVDIHQFLWEYFIRPMYTREGYNPINTLVYALVFGFAVIYTYRYIIKPLKIKVDERLFLAVTPMVIFGATVRALVDGGVLKPNPWILTPGIFFTAFFLIVPVLIADVKLRLYPKLTFAWGVALALYANYLLVMNAKCWKPYELTLLHTFISFVAVLIFYRYKPFERLYLYPVLAHYFDIASTVVAIHFYHYREVHWIESHLVSWLGAYAYYPWITVILIAVYYILTKMVPEEEERNYWYLAIYILGLGPGIRDPAQMVLQIVCQ, from the coding sequence ATGGTTGATATCCATCAGTTTCTTTGGGAGTATTTTATCAGGCCAATGTACACGAGGGAGGGATATAATCCAATAAACACCCTTGTGTATGCCTTGGTATTTGGATTTGCCGTGATATATACCTACAGGTACATAATAAAGCCCCTCAAAATAAAGGTCGATGAGAGGTTATTTCTCGCAGTAACCCCTATGGTTATTTTTGGAGCTACTGTTAGGGCTTTGGTTGATGGTGGAGTTCTAAAACCGAACCCGTGGATTCTAACTCCGGGGATATTCTTTACGGCATTCTTCTTGATAGTCCCCGTACTTATCGCTGACGTTAAGTTGAGGCTTTATCCAAAGTTAACATTCGCTTGGGGGGTTGCATTGGCTTTGTATGCTAATTATCTTCTCGTGATGAACGCTAAATGCTGGAAACCCTATGAATTAACGCTTCTTCATACATTCATTAGTTTTGTGGCTGTGCTTATCTTTTACAGGTATAAACCCTTTGAGAGACTCTATTTATATCCTGTCCTTGCCCATTACTTTGACATAGCTTCGACCGTTGTGGCCATCCATTTCTACCACTATAGGGAGGTTCATTGGATTGAATCTCATCTTGTGAGTTGGCTAGGTGCTTACGCTTATTATCCCTGGATAACGGTGATACTCATTGCGGTATATTACATACTTACGAAAATGGTTCCGGAGGAGGAAGAGAGAAATTATTGGTATTTGGCGATTTATATCCTTGGGTTGGGGCCTGGGATAAGGGATCCTGCTCAGATGGTATTGCAGATAGTTTGTCAATGA
- the nucS gene encoding endonuclease NucS, whose translation MNKVIIKEKPTADEIKELLDIAEKYGGVITIFAKCKVYYEGRAKSELGEGDRIIIIKPDGSFLIHQNKKREPVNWQPPGSSVRIEGNTIISIRRKPREKLEVEVLEAYSGIVFFAEDYEELALTGSEAEMAELIFQNPDIIEKGFKPLFREKPIKHGIVDILGVDKEGNIVVLELKRRRADLHAVSQLKRYVESLKEEYKRKVRGILVAPSLTEGARKLLEKEGLEFKRLEPPKRKDKKSRGKQKTLDFF comes from the coding sequence ATGAACAAAGTCATTATTAAAGAGAAACCAACGGCAGATGAAATTAAAGAGCTACTGGATATTGCTGAAAAATATGGGGGAGTCATTACAATATTTGCCAAATGCAAGGTCTATTATGAAGGGAGAGCAAAAAGCGAGCTGGGAGAAGGAGATAGGATAATTATAATTAAACCTGACGGAAGTTTTCTGATTCATCAAAATAAAAAGAGGGAGCCTGTGAACTGGCAGCCCCCAGGAAGTTCAGTAAGGATAGAGGGAAACACCATAATAAGCATTAGAAGAAAACCTAGGGAAAAGCTTGAAGTTGAAGTATTAGAGGCATATTCTGGGATAGTGTTCTTTGCAGAGGATTACGAAGAGCTTGCTCTAACAGGTAGCGAGGCTGAAATGGCCGAATTAATTTTTCAAAACCCAGATATAATTGAAAAGGGATTTAAGCCCCTCTTCAGAGAGAAGCCAATAAAACACGGAATCGTTGATATATTGGGAGTTGACAAGGAGGGAAATATCGTAGTTCTAGAGCTGAAAAGAAGAAGAGCCGATTTACATGCCGTTAGCCAACTAAAAAGATACGTTGAATCCTTAAAAGAAGAATATAAGAGAAAAGTTAGAGGAATTTTAGTTGCCCCCTCTTTAACAGAAGGAGCTAGAAAGTTGCTTGAGAAGGAAGGACTAGAATTCAAGAGACTTGAACCGCCAAAAAGGAAAGATAAAAAGTCAAGAGGAAAGCAAAAAACACTAGATTTCTTCTAA
- a CDS encoding DUF473 domain-containing protein, translated as MELPLLSGIARRALDALLRNPFRTIEIRSAKNYLVLENVKEGDLVFLTYESLEDVTRGTEGIVARVIRIERTSQRIPWEESDEREINICRVQLRLVGLGRIIEVEERNGIVFVKVREMMHHEMNMG; from the coding sequence ATGGAACTTCCTCTTCTCTCTGGAATTGCAAGAAGAGCTTTGGATGCTTTGCTTAGGAATCCCTTTCGAACCATAGAAATAAGGAGTGCTAAGAACTATCTTGTTCTTGAGAATGTCAAAGAGGGGGATCTTGTTTTTCTAACCTATGAATCGCTTGAAGATGTTACAAGAGGTACTGAAGGCATTGTTGCGAGGGTTATCAGAATAGAAAGGACTTCTCAGAGGATACCTTGGGAGGAGAGTGATGAAAGGGAGATTAATATTTGCAGAGTTCAGCTTAGGCTTGTTGGTCTTGGGAGGATAATTGAGGTTGAGGAGAGGAATGGAATAGTCTTTGTGAAGGTTAGAGAAATGATGCATCACGAAATGAACATGGGTTAG
- a CDS encoding proteasome assembly chaperone family protein, translating into MTNGSPVKIVLPEVESAVLIEGYPGIGLVGHIAANFLAKELKMEMIGYVESPFIPPMTLILEGKPNPPLRFYGRDNLIVAVADIYLPPTLINEIARELAEYLKRVNAEKVISLGGMGVGLFKEKFEVWGVGGTEEENRELEELGVKILKFGSISGMSGRLLWEASKLGLKSYVLLGETFGDRPDPRAAANVVEVLKKMLNFEVSTEPLIKEAEMIEEQLRKMHEQMEEARRKVEKQYETMYL; encoded by the coding sequence ATGACGAACGGGAGTCCAGTAAAGATAGTCCTTCCTGAGGTTGAGAGTGCTGTTCTGATAGAGGGGTATCCTGGAATTGGGCTGGTTGGACATATAGCGGCAAATTTCCTTGCAAAGGAACTTAAAATGGAAATGATAGGATATGTCGAAAGTCCATTTATCCCGCCTATGACACTAATCCTTGAAGGGAAGCCCAATCCTCCTCTCAGATTTTACGGCAGGGACAACTTAATTGTCGCCGTTGCAGATATCTACCTCCCTCCGACGTTGATAAATGAGATAGCGAGGGAGCTGGCTGAGTACTTGAAGAGAGTTAACGCTGAGAAAGTAATATCTCTTGGAGGTATGGGAGTTGGTTTATTCAAAGAGAAGTTTGAGGTTTGGGGGGTTGGAGGTACTGAGGAGGAGAACCGGGAGCTTGAGGAGCTGGGAGTAAAGATATTGAAATTTGGCTCAATAAGTGGAATGAGTGGAAGGCTGTTGTGGGAAGCATCTAAACTCGGTCTTAAGAGCTACGTTCTGTTGGGAGAAACGTTTGGTGATAGACCTGATCCAAGAGCAGCTGCCAACGTTGTGGAGGTCCTGAAGAAGATGCTCAACTTTGAAGTTTCTACAGAACCTCTAATTAAGGAAGCTGAAATGATTGAGGAGCAACTCAGGAAAATGCATGAACAAATGGAAGAGGCAAGGAGAAAAGTTGAGAAGCAGTATGAAACTATGTATTTGTGA